The genomic stretch GTTGAAACCGATGTTACGTGTAGTCGGCATGCCGAACACATCAACGCCCTGCAGAGTATTACCTACTGACAAAGTTGCATCCGGATCAAATGGAGCATCTTTGTACAAGAAGAATAAATTGCGTGCAACCAATGTAAGATCCAGTCCTTTGATAAATTTGGTTTTGGAGAGAATGGATGCCGGGAATGAATAACCTAGTGTTAATTCACGCAAGCGTACATTCGTTGCATCGTACATGTAGTATTCTGAAATACCGTTACGGCCTCCGACAGTACCATAGAAATTAGGAACGTCTTTGAATTGGATACCTTCATATTCCACATACCCACGGTCGCGTGCCTCTCCGGATTCTTTGCTGACGCCCATTGCATCCAGGTGTGCTTGAGTCAATGACATAACATCACCTCCGATGCGTGCGTCAATCAAGAAATATAAAGTAAATCCTTTGTAAGTAAAGGTATTGCTCCATCCTAATAAAGCATCGGGGTTGGCGTTGCCCAATAAAGTGTTGTTTCCTGTTACTTTAATCGGATTTCCTGCCTCATTTACTTTGATCTTGCCATTTTCATCTCTTTCAAATCCATTACCATAGATATCGCCCAGTTTTCCACCTTCTTTTACCCACATATCGTATGCCATGGAGAACCCTTCCGAACCATAACGGAATGATTTATAATCCTTGTGTAAGGAAACAACCTTATTTCTGTTCATGGACATATTTACAGCAGTTTTCCAACGGAAATTTTCATTCATTAAAGGAGTACCCTCTACGGTTAATTCAATACCGGTATTGCGAATTTTACCTGCATTGACATAACGGAATGCATAAAGTGAACCTGCCGGATTGGCTACTTTCAGCAACTGATTTTTAGTATCAGTACGATACCATGTAAAGTCAATACCGAAGCGATTATTGAAGAATTTCCATTCTGTACCGAATTCAATGGAAGTACTGATTTCCGGTTTCAAATCACCACGTTGCTCAATGTCATTGGTCTGGATACTTCCACCACATTGAATAATATCCGCTAAGTTTGTAATTCCGATAGGAAGGTCATTACCAACCTGTGCGAATGAACCACGGAATTTTGAGAAATTGATCCATTCCGGCAGTTTGACACTGTTGCTCATAATCCAAGTCAAACCTACTGACGGATAAAAGAATCCATTTTTCATACTTTCTGTATTCGCTAAAGTGGAAGACCAGTCATTACGTGCTGTAACATCCAGATAAAGAGCATCTTTCCAACCTACTTGCGCTGTACCGAACAAGGATTGTATAGTACGTTTCGCATCAATCGTCTGGTTGATAAATCCCTTTGAAGAGAAGATGATATTGGAAACGGTAAATACATTAGGGCGATATAAAGAAGCTGTTTTGGAGTCAATCATCAAAGAATTGGCTTTGCTCACATTGATGCTGGTTCCCAATGCTGCGTTGATAGAAAAGTCACCCAATGTTTTGTTAAACATGGCCATGAAGTCACCATATACTTGGAAATTTTGTTCATCCGACCATACATAACGTCCGTTGGGAAGCCCTGTCTCATCATTCTTGCCGGCAATATTTGCAGCTGTTGAAGCATACATCTTGTTGTCAAATTTATCACTTACGTAGTCTACATTGCCACGTGCCTGGAAACTTAACCAATCAGTAGCTTTTAAATTTGCACTGATAGAAGCCAATGCGCGATAACGTTTACTCTTGTTGGTCACACGGTTTTTAATCCAGTACGGATTCTGATCCCATTCACTGAATGAGCCGTCTTCATTCTTTGTGTACCAATTCTGTAAATTCATATTACGATCCGTGTCGAATACTTCAAAATTTTCAGCATACGGAGCCAAATCGGCGCCACGGGGGAAAGAATACAGACCAACTAGCGGATTCAGATAATAACCGCCTCCGGCAGGAGTGTTCCGGATAGTCTGTGTCATCAAACTGGCATTTCCATCCAATTTCAAGCGATCGTTGAAAAAACTGGCTGTTTCACGGAAAGTGATATTATGCTTTTGAAGTTTGTTTGAGTCAACGATACCTGTACCTCGGGTATTAGCATAAGAGAAGTAGGTTTGCATCTTGTCATTGCCTGTTTGGAAAGTTAAAGAGTTGATAGCAGTGATCCCGTTTCCGAACCAATTGTCCACATTGTCATAGTCTGTCAGGTTCCCTTTGCTACCCCAGCTGCTGGTACCATCGGCAGTTTGTCCATAATTGTTTTGGAATTGGGGCAGGCTGATAGCATGGTCTACTGTCAGGTTGGAAGAAAATGTAATTCTTGACATACCGGCTTTTCCGGATTTTGTTGTAATTAAAATGACACCATTAGCTGCTTGTGAGCCGTAAAGAGCTGCTGCGGATGCACCTTTCAATATGCTCATACTTTCAATGTCGTCAGGGTTCAGATTGGAAATACCGTCACCAGAGTCATGGTTGACACCGTCATTTTCACCTCCCATAACGGTGGCTGTTGATTCTGTTGTGATATTCAGCATGGGAACACCATCAATGACATACAACGGTTGGTTGTTACCACTGGCGAATGCTGAACGCGCACCACGGATAGATACTTTTGCCGAACCTCCAAGACCGGATGAACTCTTTGTAATCTGTACACCGGCGGATTTACCGGCTAGTGAATTAATCATATTCGCATCCTTTACCTTATTCAGCTCGTCACCATTCAATTGCTGTGTAGAATAAGTCAAAGAAGCTTCTTTCTTTTTAATACCCATAGCGGTTACTACAACAGTTTCCAATTTCAGGGCGTCGTCTTCCATCTTGATGGTAAAGTTGGTTTTTCCGTTTACGGGAATGATGACTTTTTTATATCCGATGTAGGAAACGGCTAGTTGTGCATCAGTGGGAACTTCCAGGGTAAAGTTGCCGTCAATATCTGTAATAGTACCGTTAGTAGTACCTTGTTGAAGTATGTTTGCACCGATAATGGCTTCACCCTGCATATCCGTTACAACACCTTTTACAGTGATCGTATTCTGCTGCTTCACTTCTTCACGGGCTATGTTGCTTTCTTTAGTCAGAACAATATTCTTTCCTTCCATTACATAAGAGATTCCTGTTCCGGCAAAAACTTCATCCAGAATTTCGGATACGGCTTTGTTACGGGCTTTAACAGTTACTTTGCGGTTAAGGTCCACATTCTTTTTATTATAGACAAACAGATAATTGGTCTGTGTTTCAATGGTCGAGATTAATTGAGCTACCTTCATGGTGTGGGTATCAAAACTAACTTTTGCATTTTGAGAGTGTACATTTACGCTAAATGCGCTGAATGTAGTAGCCAAAAGAAGAAATAAGGTAATCTTCATAGTTCGTAATATTTGTTTAAAGCCTAAACTTTTTGGGCATAAATACCCTTCCAAAGAAATTTTTCTCATATCTTTGTAATGTGTTAAGTTAATAAATTTGATTAAGGTCAATTGTTAGCTGTCGAATCGGGGAGTATGGGGGTACTTTCCGATTCTTTTTTCAAAGGTTCTTATGTAATCATAATGGTTAATTTTTAAGGTTAAACTTCTATTGTGATTTTATTCTATAGTTATCTTATTATGTTCGTTATCAATATCGTATTTGAACGGATGGTCTTTTTGTATAACTTTTAGTATATGCTCTATGCCATCCAAATCTTTGAATTTACCGGTACAACGGTAGTTCTCTAAGATTTTAGGATTCTTCACTGTTATCTTATAATTATAATATAGAGCAATCTTGTCCAGTAATTCTTTAAACGGAACATCATCGAAATAATAAATGCCTTGCATCCATGCTAAAGCATTGTTGCTGCTCATTTCGCCCGTTCTATATTTGCCGTTTTCCATCGAGAAATACTTTCCTTTCGTCAGGCTGGTAATTGTTTTTTCTTCTTTTGCACTGTTGGTAAGCAAGTTGATGGAACCTTCTATCAGTCTGGCTATAAAGCTGTTTGAACCTTTATAAGAACATACATCGAATTTTGTTCCGGTGACTTGTACCTTTATGTTTTCTGTCTGCACATAAAAAGGAATTTCCTTATTGTGTGCCACCTCGAAATAGGCTTCTCCGTCTAATGTGACTTTACGGTCTTTTTTACCGAAATCTTCATCATAAGTCAATGTAGTTTGGGAGTTCAACCATACTACCGAACCATCGGGGAGGTCCATCTGCGCACGTTGCCCCGCCGGAATACGGATGGTTTGTGACAATTGCTGCTTGGGTTTGTGCATATGTGGCAAATCCATGACAAAAACAATAGCCAACATGGCGGCAATGGCAATCAGCGGATACAGATACAGATGTCCTTTCGGCTTCCGCTGTATCTTCGAATCATCGGAAAAGAGGGTAATATCAAACAACATTCGTTCTTTCAAAAAGCGTTCCTTGTTCTCGGCACTGCTTTCCGTCCATTCCACAATTTGGCTTTCCTCTTTTTCCGTGGTTTCTCCTCTGAAATATTTATGTAGCAATTCTGTCTTCATTCTTTCCGCATTTTGTATATAGAACAGGATAGTGGGAAACAACCCTAGCGGAAAAATGATTTTTTTTCGATTTTCTCAAAAAAAGTGGTTTTTACCCTCTTTTTTCATTTCAGATAAAATTATTACCGCCCTGACACACTGCTAATAAAAAATATTAGTAACTTTGCAACACCCAAAATAAGCGAGATTGTATTTATACACTATAAACAAAAATAAGAGATTATGATGACAATTGACAAATTCAACTTTGCCGGTAAAAAGGCAATTGTCCGCGTGGACTTCAATGTACCTTTGGACGAAAATGGTAAAATTACTGATGATACTCGTATCCGCGGTGCTCTTCCTACACTGAAGAAAGTGTTGGCTGATGGTGGCAGCTTGATTATCATGTCACACATGGGTAAACCCAAAGGTAAGGTAAATGCTAAATATTCATTGAGTCAGATTGTCGATGCTGTTTCTGAAAAATTAGGTGTACCTGTTCAATTTGCTCCTGATTGCGCAAAAGCCGGTGATGCTGCAGCTGCTTTGAAACCGGGTGAAGTCCTGTTGTTGGAAAACTTGCGTTTCTATCCTGAAGAAGAAGGAAAGCCTGTTGGCATTGACAAAGAAGATCCTGCATACGAAGATGCCAAGAAGGCAATGAAGGCTTCTCAGAAAGAATTTGCCAAGACTTTGGCTTCTTATGCTGACTGCTATATCAATGACGCATTCGGTACTGCTCACCGTAAACATGCTTCTACAGCTGTTATCGCCGACTATTTCGATGCAGACAACAAGATGTTGGGCTATTTGATGGAAAAAGAAGTTCAAGCTGTTGATAATATCCTGAAAGATATCAAACGTCCGTTCACTGCTATTATGGGTGGTTCTAAGGTATCTACCAAGATTGGTATTATTGAAAACCTGATGGATAAAGTGGATAACTTGATCCTTTGCGGTGGTATGACTTATACTTTTGCTAAAGCTCAGGGTGGTAAAATTGGTAATTCTATCGTAGAAGATGATAAATTGGAATTGGCTCTTGATATCATCGCTAAGGCTAAGGCTAAAGGTGTGAATTTGGTATTAGGTACAGACTGTGTAGCTGCTGATGCATTCTCTAATGATGCTAATACTCAGGTTGTTCCTGCAAATAATATTCCTGATGGATGGGAAGGCTTGGATGCAGGTCCCGAAACTCAGAAAGCATTTGCAGCAGCTATTGAAGATGCTAAGACTATTCTTTGGAACGGTCCTGCCGGTGTATTTGAGTTTGATAACTTTACTGCCGGTTCACGTGCAATCGCCGAAGCTATCGCTAAAGCAACTAAGAACGGTGCGTTCTCATTGATTGGTGGTGGTGATTCTGTAGCTTGTATCAACAAGTTCGGTATGGCTGACCAAGTATCTTACATCTCTACCGGTGGTGGTGCTTTGTTGGAAGCGATCGAAGGAAAAGTTCTTCCGGGTGTTGCAGCGATCAAAGGTGAATAATTGGTACTTCTCTATATAAAAGAAAGGCAACCCGGTTTCGAGTTGCCTTTTTTAGTATTTTGTTTTTTGTAGTGAATTCTATATCTTAGAACATAAACAACACGGTGGCTACCAGTCTGTTGTTTGAAACAGA from Phocaeicola dorei encodes the following:
- a CDS encoding phosphoglycerate kinase produces the protein MMTIDKFNFAGKKAIVRVDFNVPLDENGKITDDTRIRGALPTLKKVLADGGSLIIMSHMGKPKGKVNAKYSLSQIVDAVSEKLGVPVQFAPDCAKAGDAAAALKPGEVLLLENLRFYPEEEGKPVGIDKEDPAYEDAKKAMKASQKEFAKTLASYADCYINDAFGTAHRKHASTAVIADYFDADNKMLGYLMEKEVQAVDNILKDIKRPFTAIMGGSKVSTKIGIIENLMDKVDNLILCGGMTYTFAKAQGGKIGNSIVEDDKLELALDIIAKAKAKGVNLVLGTDCVAADAFSNDANTQVVPANNIPDGWEGLDAGPETQKAFAAAIEDAKTILWNGPAGVFEFDNFTAGSRAIAEAIAKATKNGAFSLIGGGDSVACINKFGMADQVSYISTGGGALLEAIEGKVLPGVAAIKGE
- a CDS encoding TonB-dependent receptor translates to MRKISLEGYLCPKSLGFKQILRTMKITLFLLLATTFSAFSVNVHSQNAKVSFDTHTMKVAQLISTIETQTNYLFVYNKKNVDLNRKVTVKARNKAVSEILDEVFAGTGISYVMEGKNIVLTKESNIAREEVKQQNTITVKGVVTDMQGEAIIGANILQQGTTNGTITDIDGNFTLEVPTDAQLAVSYIGYKKVIIPVNGKTNFTIKMEDDALKLETVVVTAMGIKKKEASLTYSTQQLNGDELNKVKDANMINSLAGKSAGVQITKSSSGLGGSAKVSIRGARSAFASGNNQPLYVIDGVPMLNITTESTATVMGGENDGVNHDSGDGISNLNPDDIESMSILKGASAAALYGSQAANGVILITTKSGKAGMSRITFSSNLTVDHAISLPQFQNNYGQTADGTSSWGSKGNLTDYDNVDNWFGNGITAINSLTFQTGNDKMQTYFSYANTRGTGIVDSNKLQKHNITFRETASFFNDRLKLDGNASLMTQTIRNTPAGGGYYLNPLVGLYSFPRGADLAPYAENFEVFDTDRNMNLQNWYTKNEDGSFSEWDQNPYWIKNRVTNKSKRYRALASISANLKATDWLSFQARGNVDYVSDKFDNKMYASTAANIAGKNDETGLPNGRYVWSDEQNFQVYGDFMAMFNKTLGDFSINAALGTSINVSKANSLMIDSKTASLYRPNVFTVSNIIFSSKGFINQTIDAKRTIQSLFGTAQVGWKDALYLDVTARNDWSSTLANTESMKNGFFYPSVGLTWIMSNSVKLPEWINFSKFRGSFAQVGNDLPIGITNLADIIQCGGSIQTNDIEQRGDLKPEISTSIEFGTEWKFFNNRFGIDFTWYRTDTKNQLLKVANPAGSLYAFRYVNAGKIRNTGIELTVEGTPLMNENFRWKTAVNMSMNRNKVVSLHKDYKSFRYGSEGFSMAYDMWVKEGGKLGDIYGNGFERDENGKIKVNEAGNPIKVTGNNTLLGNANPDALLGWSNTFTYKGFTLYFLIDARIGGDVMSLTQAHLDAMGVSKESGEARDRGYVEYEGIQFKDVPNFYGTVGGRNGISEYYMYDATNVRLRELTLGYSFPASILSKTKFIKGLDLTLVARNLFFLYKDAPFDPDATLSVGNTLQGVDVFGMPTTRNIGFNVKFTF
- a CDS encoding FecR family protein — its product is MKTELLHKYFRGETTEKEESQIVEWTESSAENKERFLKERMLFDITLFSDDSKIQRKPKGHLYLYPLIAIAAMLAIVFVMDLPHMHKPKQQLSQTIRIPAGQRAQMDLPDGSVVWLNSQTTLTYDEDFGKKDRKVTLDGEAYFEVAHNKEIPFYVQTENIKVQVTGTKFDVCSYKGSNSFIARLIEGSINLLTNSAKEEKTITSLTKGKYFSMENGKYRTGEMSSNNALAWMQGIYYFDDVPFKELLDKIALYYNYKITVKNPKILENYRCTGKFKDLDGIEHILKVIQKDHPFKYDIDNEHNKITIE